A genomic region of Podarcis raffonei isolate rPodRaf1 chromosome 13, rPodRaf1.pri, whole genome shotgun sequence contains the following coding sequences:
- the PSME1 gene encoding proteasome activator complex subunit 1, with amino-acid sequence MATLEVSPECEAKVNSFKKELCTQAEELVARRFPEKIVELSNFLKSPELNVSDLISLRVELDIPIPDPKKDEERRKQREKEEKDSKKEEKDSKKSEDEDKAPPCGPVCHNEKITALLNRVKPEIQGTKEKLNLISLWLQLLVPRIEDGNNFGVAVQEKVYELLTSARTKLETFQTQIAKYYSERGDAVSKAAKSPHVGDYRQLVHEIDEAEYAEIRYMINELRNIYAVVYDITLKNYEKIKKPRDDNKGMIY; translated from the exons ATGGCTACTTTGGAGGTTTCCCCGGAGTGCGAGGCGAAG GTGAACTCCTTCAAGAAGGAGCTGTGTACCCAG GCTGAAGAACTTGTTGCCAGACGCTTCCCAGAAAAGATTGTGGAGCTCAGTAATTTTCTCAAG TCCCCCGAACTGAATGTCTCGGACCTGATTTCGCTCCGCGTTGAGTTGGACATCCCTATCCCTGACCCCAAGAAGGACGAGGAGCGTCGCAAGCAGCGGGAG AAAGAAGAGAAGGATTCCAAAAAGGAAGAGAAGGACTCGAAAAAGTCGGAGGATGAGGATAAAG cGCCCCCCTGCGGTCCAGTTTGCCACAACGAGAAGATCACCGCCCTGCTGAACCGCGTGAAGCCCGAAATCCAGGGCACGAAGGAGAAGCTGAACTTG atcTCTCTGTGGCTACAACTCCTGGTCCCGCGCATTGAGGACGGCAATAATTTCGGGGTTGCAGTCCAG GAAAAAGTGTACGAACTGCTGACCTCGGCTCGGACAAAGCTGGAAACTTTCCAGACTCAGATTGCCAA GTATTACTCTGAACGGGGCGACGCAGTGTCCAAGGCAGCCAAAAGTCCACATGTG GGCGACTACCGCCAACTCGTGCACGAAATCGACGAGGCAGAATATGCCGAAATCCGATACATGATCAACGAGCTGAGAAACATCTAC GCTGTGGTGTATGACATCACCCTGAAGAACTACGAGAAGATTAAGAAGCCTCGCGATGACAACAAAGGAATGATCTACTAA
- the EMC9 gene encoding ER membrane protein complex subunit 9 isoform X3, giving the protein MERMGEVEISARAYVKMCLHAARYPHAAVNGLLLAQRRQATASQPECLCITDCIPLFHNHLSLTVMLEVALNQVDTWSSELNLLLAGYYQANSGLDDKSASFLAQKTVGRIAELYEGAVLIMLDNRKFTINPRVPPVIVLEQKDRQWIPKDKNLVMWSDWESSRHICKTLLEDKAYSQLVDFDVHLDDIREDWTNQQLNTKIAQLVSVANGSA; this is encoded by the exons ATGGAAAG GATGGGTGAAGTGGAGATCTCTGCCCGGGCGTATGTCAAGATGTGTCTCCATGCTGCCCGCTACCCCCACGCCGCTGTCAACGGGCTGCTTTTGGCTCAGAGACGCCAGgcaacagccagccagccagaatgCCTCTGTATTACAGACTGCATCCCCCTCTTCCACAACCACCTGTCGCTCACGGTCATGCTGGAGGTGGCTCTGAATCAG GTTGACACCTGGAGTTCGGAGCTGAATTTGCTCCTTGCTGGCTATTACCAAGCCAACTCTGGGCTGGACGACAAGAG CGCTTCTTTCCTCGCACAAAAGACTGTCGGACGCATTGCTGAACTATATGAGGGCGCCGTTCTTATCATG TTGGATAACCGCAAGTTCACGATAAACCCCCGGGTCCCTCCGGTGATCGTTCTGGAGCAGAAGGATCGGCAATGGATCCCCAAAGACAAGAACCT GGTCATGTGGAGCGACTGGGAATCCTCTCGCCACATCTGCAAGACCCTCCTAGAAGACAAAGCTTACTCCCAGTTGGTGGATTTTGATGTCCACCTGGATGACATCAGAGAGGACTGGACCAATCAGCAGCTGAACACAAAAATTGCCCAGTTGGTATCAGTGGCCAATGGCAGTGCGTGA
- the EMC9 gene encoding ER membrane protein complex subunit 9 isoform X1 encodes MGCCRRGSLSSNRLGRHGKDVEVTAPLLGRMGEVEISARAYVKMCLHAARYPHAAVNGLLLAQRRQATASQPECLCITDCIPLFHNHLSLTVMLEVALNQVDTWSSELNLLLAGYYQANSGLDDKSASFLAQKTVGRIAELYEGAVLIMLDNRKFTINPRVPPVIVLEQKDRQWIPKDKNLVMWSDWESSRHICKTLLEDKAYSQLVDFDVHLDDIREDWTNQQLNTKIAQLVSVANGSA; translated from the exons ATGGGGTGTTGTAGGAGGGGGTCTTTGAGCAGCAACCGCCTGGGCAGGCATGGAAAG GATGTGGAAGTGACGGCTCCTTTGCTTGGCAGGATGGGTGAAGTGGAGATCTCTGCCCGGGCGTATGTCAAGATGTGTCTCCATGCTGCCCGCTACCCCCACGCCGCTGTCAACGGGCTGCTTTTGGCTCAGAGACGCCAGgcaacagccagccagccagaatgCCTCTGTATTACAGACTGCATCCCCCTCTTCCACAACCACCTGTCGCTCACGGTCATGCTGGAGGTGGCTCTGAATCAG GTTGACACCTGGAGTTCGGAGCTGAATTTGCTCCTTGCTGGCTATTACCAAGCCAACTCTGGGCTGGACGACAAGAG CGCTTCTTTCCTCGCACAAAAGACTGTCGGACGCATTGCTGAACTATATGAGGGCGCCGTTCTTATCATG TTGGATAACCGCAAGTTCACGATAAACCCCCGGGTCCCTCCGGTGATCGTTCTGGAGCAGAAGGATCGGCAATGGATCCCCAAAGACAAGAACCT GGTCATGTGGAGCGACTGGGAATCCTCTCGCCACATCTGCAAGACCCTCCTAGAAGACAAAGCTTACTCCCAGTTGGTGGATTTTGATGTCCACCTGGATGACATCAGAGAGGACTGGACCAATCAGCAGCTGAACACAAAAATTGCCCAGTTGGTATCAGTGGCCAATGGCAGTGCGTGA
- the EMC9 gene encoding ER membrane protein complex subunit 9 isoform X2 produces MSHLPELPLGFSERMGEVEISARAYVKMCLHAARYPHAAVNGLLLAQRRQATASQPECLCITDCIPLFHNHLSLTVMLEVALNQVDTWSSELNLLLAGYYQANSGLDDKSASFLAQKTVGRIAELYEGAVLIMLDNRKFTINPRVPPVIVLEQKDRQWIPKDKNLVMWSDWESSRHICKTLLEDKAYSQLVDFDVHLDDIREDWTNQQLNTKIAQLVSVANGSA; encoded by the exons ATGTCGCATTTGCCAGAACTTCCACTAGGCTTTTCTGAAAG GATGGGTGAAGTGGAGATCTCTGCCCGGGCGTATGTCAAGATGTGTCTCCATGCTGCCCGCTACCCCCACGCCGCTGTCAACGGGCTGCTTTTGGCTCAGAGACGCCAGgcaacagccagccagccagaatgCCTCTGTATTACAGACTGCATCCCCCTCTTCCACAACCACCTGTCGCTCACGGTCATGCTGGAGGTGGCTCTGAATCAG GTTGACACCTGGAGTTCGGAGCTGAATTTGCTCCTTGCTGGCTATTACCAAGCCAACTCTGGGCTGGACGACAAGAG CGCTTCTTTCCTCGCACAAAAGACTGTCGGACGCATTGCTGAACTATATGAGGGCGCCGTTCTTATCATG TTGGATAACCGCAAGTTCACGATAAACCCCCGGGTCCCTCCGGTGATCGTTCTGGAGCAGAAGGATCGGCAATGGATCCCCAAAGACAAGAACCT GGTCATGTGGAGCGACTGGGAATCCTCTCGCCACATCTGCAAGACCCTCCTAGAAGACAAAGCTTACTCCCAGTTGGTGGATTTTGATGTCCACCTGGATGACATCAGAGAGGACTGGACCAATCAGCAGCTGAACACAAAAATTGCCCAGTTGGTATCAGTGGCCAATGGCAGTGCGTGA